The Brassica napus cultivar Da-Ae chromosome C7, Da-Ae, whole genome shotgun sequence genome has a segment encoding these proteins:
- the LOC106409085 gene encoding uncharacterized protein LOC106409085, producing MEPPPSSRAEEPPSWDELYKINLMPSELFLKFRKELQGLRVGVNLELYNEPTNDYHAKLVLKPLSPERKWKFIYEPLHQEVRVLSKKIPLTRFLNLQVGVGHNFQMNAMGWKWKLTSCLGGDGVSRIQNKTTLGLTPGVDLRFGWRADFVLPEVTGALGTEEPLFNMSSGRLEASLDRVEAILTHSEYL from the exons ATGGAGCCACCACCGAGTTCGCGAGCGGAGGAACCTCCGTCATGGGACGAGCTTTACAAAATCAATCTAATGCCATCGGAGCTGTTTCTCAAGTTCCGAAAAGAGCTCCAAGGCCTTCGCGTCGGCGTCAATCTCGAG TTGTATAACGAACCCACGAATGATTACCACGCAAAGCTTGTTCTGAAGCCATTATCACCAGAACGGAAGTGGAAGTTTATTTATGAGCCTTTACACCAAGAAGTTCGTGTTCTTTCAAAGAAGATTCCTCTCACCAGATTTCTCAATCTCCAG GTTGGTGTTGGGCATAACTTTCAAATGAACGCAATGGGTTGGAAATGGAAGCTTACCTCTTGTTTGGGTGGAGATGGTGTGTCTCGGATCCAAAACAAAACCACTCTTGGTTTGACTCCTGGTGTCGATCTGCGGTTTGGTTGGAGAGCTGATTTTGTACTCCCTGAAGTTACTGG AGCTCTTGGTACTGAAGAACCGTTATTCAACATGAGCTCGGGGCGTTTAGAGGCATCACTGGATAGAGTAGAAGCCATTTTAACACATTCCGAATATCTATAA
- the LOC106411481 gene encoding protein FIP1 isoform X2 gives MSTERRPMTNEENAMFLDILQEAPLFGHRKSRSLVGSYLYLILLAGYAVLAAGAPWIFHHLHHLTPSLLCCCDVALLILTGTAAMLLVIVWDPQISILSTSSLQRIIMIAESVCAGFFMSLYIGNVHQYNSVNSRPDVLKSLYSPLQPSSSMDGLRYYEGRLSDQQTALLQYQRENLHFLSEEILSLQEKLSKYEQSDDGSTPQVDLAHLLASRDQELRTLSAETNQLQSELRLARSLIAERDAEVQRVNNTNSQYIEENERLRAILSEWSMRAANLERALEVERMSNSELQKEVAGGRRKQQMVETSEQPPL, from the exons ATGTCAACGGAGAGACGTCCAATGACCAACGAAGAGAACGCTAT GTTCCTTGACATATTACAAGAAGCACCTTTATTCGGTCACAGGAAATCGAGAAGCCTAGTTGGAAGTTACCTCTATCTGATTCTATTGGCAGGCTATGCCGTTTTAGCTGCAGGAGCTCCTTGGATATTTCATCATCTCCACCATTTGACACCTTCTTTGCTCTGCTGCTGCGATGTTGCGCTTTTGATTCTCACAG GTACCGCTGCGATGCTTCTTGTGATAGTATGGGATCCCCAAATCAGCATTCTTTCTACTTCTTCTTTGCAACG GATCATCATGATTGCTGAATCAGTGTGTGCTGGCTTCTTCATGAGTTTATATATAG GTAATGTGCATCAATACAATTCCGTTAATTCAAGGCCAGACGTCTTGAAGTCGTTATACTCTCCTCTTCAACCGTCAAGTTCTATGGACGGCTTGAGGTATTATGAAGGCCGACTTTCTGATCAACAAACGGCTTTGTTACAGTATCAGCGCGAAAACCTCCATTTTCTAAGCGAGGAG ATTCTGTCTTTGCAAGAGAAACTAAGCAAATATGAACAATCTGATGATGGAAGCACCCCTCAG GTTGATCTGGCACATCTTTTAGCTTCTCGAGACCAGGAGTTGAGGACACTTTCAGCTGAG ACGAATCAACTTCAGTCTGAGCTACGGCTTGCTCGTTCTTTGATAGCAGAGAGGGATGCAGAGGTGCAGCGTGTCAACAATACCAACAGTCAG TATATTGAAGAAAACGAAAGGCTGAGGGCAATTCTGAGTGAATGGAGCATGCGGGCAGCAAAT ctTGAGAGAGCTTTGGAAGTGGAGCGTATGTCTAACTCGGAACTACAGAAGGAAGTGGCAGGTGGGCGTAGAAAGCAGCAGATGGTTGAGACATCTGAGCAACCTCCATTGTAA
- the LOC106411481 gene encoding protein FIP1 isoform X1: MSTERRPMTNEENAMFLDILQEAPLFGHRKSRSLVGSYLYLILLAGYAVLAAGAPWIFHHLHHLTPSLLCCCDVALLILTGIFQQYFVFQVQKIRLQGYYSFSQKLKHVVRLPFAIASYGTAAMLLVIVWDPQISILSTSSLQRIIMIAESVCAGFFMSLYIGNVHQYNSVNSRPDVLKSLYSPLQPSSSMDGLRYYEGRLSDQQTALLQYQRENLHFLSEEILSLQEKLSKYEQSDDGSTPQVDLAHLLASRDQELRTLSAETNQLQSELRLARSLIAERDAEVQRVNNTNSQYIEENERLRAILSEWSMRAANLERALEVERMSNSELQKEVAGGRRKQQMVETSEQPPL; this comes from the exons ATGTCAACGGAGAGACGTCCAATGACCAACGAAGAGAACGCTAT GTTCCTTGACATATTACAAGAAGCACCTTTATTCGGTCACAGGAAATCGAGAAGCCTAGTTGGAAGTTACCTCTATCTGATTCTATTGGCAGGCTATGCCGTTTTAGCTGCAGGAGCTCCTTGGATATTTCATCATCTCCACCATTTGACACCTTCTTTGCTCTGCTGCTGCGATGTTGCGCTTTTGATTCTCACAG GTATCTTTCAACAGTACTTTGTTTTTCAAGTCCAGAAAATACGTCTTCAG GGTTATTACAGTTTCAGTCAGAAGTTGAAGCATGTTGTTCGTCTTCCATTTGCAATTGCTTCATATG GTACCGCTGCGATGCTTCTTGTGATAGTATGGGATCCCCAAATCAGCATTCTTTCTACTTCTTCTTTGCAACG GATCATCATGATTGCTGAATCAGTGTGTGCTGGCTTCTTCATGAGTTTATATATAG GTAATGTGCATCAATACAATTCCGTTAATTCAAGGCCAGACGTCTTGAAGTCGTTATACTCTCCTCTTCAACCGTCAAGTTCTATGGACGGCTTGAGGTATTATGAAGGCCGACTTTCTGATCAACAAACGGCTTTGTTACAGTATCAGCGCGAAAACCTCCATTTTCTAAGCGAGGAG ATTCTGTCTTTGCAAGAGAAACTAAGCAAATATGAACAATCTGATGATGGAAGCACCCCTCAG GTTGATCTGGCACATCTTTTAGCTTCTCGAGACCAGGAGTTGAGGACACTTTCAGCTGAG ACGAATCAACTTCAGTCTGAGCTACGGCTTGCTCGTTCTTTGATAGCAGAGAGGGATGCAGAGGTGCAGCGTGTCAACAATACCAACAGTCAG TATATTGAAGAAAACGAAAGGCTGAGGGCAATTCTGAGTGAATGGAGCATGCGGGCAGCAAAT ctTGAGAGAGCTTTGGAAGTGGAGCGTATGTCTAACTCGGAACTACAGAAGGAAGTGGCAGGTGGGCGTAGAAAGCAGCAGATGGTTGAGACATCTGAGCAACCTCCATTGTAA
- the LOC106411480 gene encoding pentatricopeptide repeat-containing protein At2g06000-like: MIRSSFATTVGLFHTHTHGGAQARPLKANTREVTHCPEAWLVKILSTLFVYRVPDSDLCFCYLSKNINPFIAFEVVKKLDNPHIGFRFWEFSRFKLNIRHSFGTYNLLTRSLCKAGLHDLAGKVFECMKSDGVSPNSRLLGFLVSSFAEKGNLRFATALLLQSYEVQGVSTVVNSLLHTLVRLGRVEDAINLFEKHLKFQSCNDTWTFNILIRGLCCVGKAEKALELFAEMSSFACSPDIVTYNTLIKGFCKSNELGKAYDMFSEVKSRVGCSLDVVTYTSMMSGYCKAGNVKEASLLLDEMVDLGIYPNNITFNVLVDGYAKVGEMSCAEVIRGKMESFGCFADVVTYTSLIHGYCRVGQVNKGFSLWEEMNAKGMFPNAFTYSILINALCKENRLLRARDLLRQLACEGVVSKPFLYNPVIDGFCKAGKVNEANVIVAEMEKTKCKPDKITFTILIIGHCMKGRMGEAVSIFHKMVAIGCSPDKITVSSLLSCLLKAGMAKEAYQLNQIAVKCQSNDVAPQETKAVNVTVAAC, encoded by the coding sequence ATGATCCGATCGTCCTTTGCCACCACCGTTGGCCTCTTCCACACACACACTCATGGCGGAGCTCAAGCTCGTCCTCTAAAGGCCAATACCCGAGAAGTGACCCATTGCCCCGAAGCTTGGTTAGTCAAAATCCTCTCTACTCTCTTCGTCTACAGGGTCCCAGATTCCGATCTCTGTTTCTGCTACCTCAGCAAGAACATAAATCCGTTCATCGCATTCGAGGTCGTGAAGAAACTTGACAATCCTCacatcgggtttcggttttgggAGTTTAGTAGATTCAAGCTCAACATTCGCCACTCTTTCGGGACTTATAACTTGCTCACTAGATCGCTTTGCAAAGCAGGGTTGCACGATTTGGCTGGGAAGGTGTTTGAGTGCATGAAGAGCGATGGTGTCTCCCCCAACAGTCGGTTATTAGGGTTTTTGGTGTCTTCTTTCGCTGAAAAGGGTAACCTTCGTTTTGCCACTGCTTTGCTTCTTCAGTCTTATGAGGTTCAAGGAGTTTCTACGGTGGTTAACAGTTTGTTGCACACGTTAGTGAGGCTGGGTCGTGTGGAGGATGCCATTAATCTATTCGAAAAGCATCTCAAGTTTCAGTCTTGTAATGATACCTGGACGTTTAACATTCTGATTCGAGGTTTGTGCTGTGTAGGGAAAGCTGAGAAAGCATTAGAGCTTTTTGCTGAGATGAGTAGTTTTGCTTGTTCGCCTGATATCGTTACCTATAATACTCTCATTAAGGGTTTTTGCAAGAGTAATGAGCTGGGCAAAGCCTACGATATGTTCAGCGAGGTTAAGTCGAGAGTGGGTTGTTCTCTGGATGTTGTTACTTATACTTCGATGATGTCAGGGTACTGCAAAGCTGGCAATGTGAAGGAAGCGTCTCTTCTGTTAGATGAAATGGTTGATTTGGGGATTTATCCTAATAACATAACTTTTAATGTTCTGGTCGATGGTTATGCCAAAGTGGGTGAGATGTCTTGTGCGGAAGTTATTCGCGGGAAGATGGAATCTTTTGGCTGTTTCGCAGATGTTGTGACCTACACTTCTTTGATTCATGGGTACTGCAGAGTAGGACAAGTCAACAAAGGGTTTAGTCTTTGGGAAGAAATGAATGCCAAAGGAATGTTTCCTAACGCATTTACCTATTCCATTCTTATCAACGCGCTCTGTAAAGAGAATAGGCTGCTCAGGGCTCGTGATCTTTTGAGGCAGTTAGCTTGTGAAGGCGTTGTTTCTAAACCGTTTCTGTACAACCCTGTCATTGATGGGTTTTGTAAAGCTGGAAAGGTCAACGAGGCAAATGTTATTGTGGCAGAGATGGAGAAGACGAAATGCAAACCAGATAAGATCACTTTTACCATTCTTATAATTGGGCATTGCATGAAAGGAAGGATGGGTGAAGCAGTCAGCATTTTCCACAAAATGGTGGCGATTGGTTGCTCACCTGATAAGATCACAGTGAGCTCTTTGTTGTCGTGTCTTCTTAAGGCTGGAATGGCAAAGGAGGCCTATCAACTAAACCAGATTGCAGTGAAATGCCAAAGTAATGATGTAGCACCTCAAGAGACGAAAGCTGTGAACGTAACTGTGGCTGCCTGCTAA